The proteins below are encoded in one region of Sulfolobus sp. A20:
- a CDS encoding CBS domain-containing protein: MQLMVKNVMSKKVYTIRVDSTIKDAADEMKKHNVGSLLVVDEEDTILGIITERDIVRAYADKRIDSKIKDYMTKEVKGVSEDTSVINALNIMVENGFRHLPIVNERGRVSGIVSIRDLVKALVDPHYSQYGKEWHEVKSTGLTCPVCGLEIDEYGYCGCGSGSS, translated from the coding sequence ATGCAACTAATGGTCAAAAATGTAATGTCTAAAAAAGTTTATACAATTAGAGTGGACTCAACGATTAAGGATGCAGCTGATGAAATGAAAAAACATAACGTGGGATCTTTATTGGTAGTTGACGAAGAGGACACAATATTGGGTATCATAACTGAAAGAGATATAGTTAGAGCTTACGCTGATAAAAGAATTGATAGTAAAATAAAAGATTACATGACAAAAGAAGTGAAAGGTGTTTCAGAAGATACAAGCGTAATTAATGCTCTAAATATAATGGTGGAAAATGGTTTTAGGCATCTCCCCATAGTAAATGAAAGGGGAAGAGTAAGTGGTATAGTGTCAATTAGGGATCTAGTTAAAGCATTAGTAGATCCACACTACTCTCAGTATGGGAAAGAGTGGCATGAAGTTAAGAGTACTGGTTTAACTTGTCCTGTATGCGGTCTAGAAATCGATGAATACGGTTACTGTGGATGCGGAAGCGGATCTAGTTAA
- a CDS encoding metallophosphoesterase — protein MVSLFKRKKDDSTTDNLVRILFTSDLHASYTTFKKFINAAKLYKVDALIIGGDIAGKSLVPIIDLGNNKFLIDNKEISSSELNTITEKFKNEGTYYAILSKKEFDEAVGNKKVQEELFKVAMISTLRDWIRIADERLKENKIPIFVNLGNDDPEYLFDVLKEGEMFKVGEGEVFEFNGYQIVSYGYVNPTPWNTFREKREEDIYSDLKKIVSKITNFERAIYNFHAPPFNTNLDNAPLLDEELKPVIRAGEIIYTHVGSKSIRRIIEETKPLLGLHGHIHESKGFDKLNNTIVINPGSEYNNGLLHAALIVLQGNKVKAHQFILG, from the coding sequence GTGGTCTCATTATTTAAGAGGAAAAAAGATGACAGCACAACTGACAACTTAGTCAGGATTCTATTCACATCAGATCTTCACGCGTCTTATACAACCTTTAAAAAATTCATAAATGCTGCAAAGTTATATAAAGTAGATGCATTAATAATAGGTGGCGATATAGCTGGTAAGTCATTAGTTCCCATAATAGATTTAGGAAATAATAAATTTTTAATTGATAATAAGGAAATTTCGTCTTCAGAGTTAAATACTATAACAGAGAAATTTAAAAATGAAGGAACGTATTACGCAATACTCAGTAAAAAAGAGTTTGATGAGGCTGTTGGGAATAAGAAAGTTCAGGAGGAATTATTTAAAGTAGCTATGATTAGTACTTTAAGAGATTGGATTAGAATAGCCGATGAGAGATTGAAGGAAAACAAAATACCTATATTTGTAAATTTAGGAAATGATGATCCAGAGTATTTATTTGACGTATTAAAAGAAGGTGAGATGTTCAAGGTAGGAGAGGGAGAGGTATTTGAGTTTAACGGGTATCAAATCGTATCTTATGGCTATGTTAATCCAACGCCTTGGAACACATTTAGAGAAAAGAGAGAGGAAGACATTTATTCCGATCTAAAAAAAATAGTGTCAAAAATTACTAATTTTGAAAGGGCAATATATAATTTTCATGCTCCTCCATTCAATACAAATCTAGATAATGCTCCTTTACTTGATGAAGAGCTTAAGCCTGTAATCAGAGCTGGAGAAATTATATATACACACGTTGGATCAAAGTCTATACGAAGAATAATTGAGGAGACAAAGCCTCTATTAGGTTTACATGGACACATTCATGAATCTAAAGGATTTGACAAATTAAACAATACCATTGTTATAAATCCGGGTAGTGAATATAATAACGGGCTATTACACGCTGCACTTATTGTCCTACAAGGAAATAAGGTGAAAGCACATCAATTTATCTTAGGGTAA
- a CDS encoding 2,3-diphosphoglycerate-dependent phosphoglycerate mutase: MTTIVFVRHGLSTSNVNKILSHDSNSYPLTEEGVNQVKEASKELAKLKIEKIYTSPVLRAYQTALIIAETIGLLPIVDERLRERFLGELNNTTFDPSDHWKLRMLKGNIEIKGLESWDDMTRRMKSFVNSVLSENGIIIAVSHSDPIRAIINYFLGLDDISGWGIKIPNASFSIVKCGRNIESCKILSIGSPIISNQILARLDINVKVF, translated from the coding sequence ATGACTACAATAGTTTTTGTAAGGCATGGATTAAGCACATCGAACGTCAATAAGATCCTTAGTCATGATAGTAATAGTTATCCTTTAACTGAGGAGGGTGTTAATCAGGTTAAAGAAGCATCTAAGGAATTAGCAAAATTGAAAATAGAGAAAATATACACTAGCCCAGTTCTAAGAGCATATCAAACTGCGTTAATTATAGCTGAAACGATAGGGCTTCTACCAATAGTTGATGAGAGATTAAGAGAGAGATTTCTAGGAGAGTTAAATAATACTACCTTTGATCCTTCTGACCATTGGAAGTTAAGAATGTTAAAGGGAAATATAGAGATAAAGGGATTGGAGAGTTGGGACGATATGACGAGGAGGATGAAGAGTTTTGTCAATTCAGTGCTGAGCGAGAATGGGATAATAATTGCCGTATCTCATTCTGATCCTATAAGGGCAATAATAAACTATTTTTTGGGCTTAGACGATATTAGTGGTTGGGGCATAAAGATACCCAATGCAAGTTTTAGTATTGTAAAGTGTGGTAGGAATATTGAATCTTGTAAAATTCTTAGTATAGGCTCACCAATTATATCAAATCAGATATTAGCGAGACTCGATATTAATGTCAAAGTTTTTTAA
- a CDS encoding D-aminoacyl-tRNA deacylase, producing the protein MDIRVIYSSKDPVGITIKKLGYKFEEINEDVTNFRYDKGDAIIIFSRHKSKAGVPSITIHYPGNPTEETMGGEPKKLGMAYPKLFSSILREILKINFNIEKVIEATHHGPTYQSKPIIFVEIGSSIEYWTNGELVKTVVEHTIKGVESLDNNICKDYISGFGGPHYSKLFTNLSKENCIGHVVSKHYVNMIDDNVIVQVVKNSIEPIRKVILDSLNSTQREKITKVLKNFDINIESR; encoded by the coding sequence ATGGATATTAGAGTCATTTACTCTTCTAAAGACCCAGTTGGTATTACAATTAAAAAATTAGGTTATAAATTTGAAGAAATAAATGAAGACGTTACGAATTTTAGATATGATAAGGGAGATGCAATAATAATATTTTCAAGACATAAGAGTAAAGCAGGTGTTCCCTCAATTACCATACACTATCCAGGTAATCCTACAGAAGAGACGATGGGAGGAGAGCCGAAGAAATTGGGCATGGCATATCCAAAGCTATTTTCATCTATATTGAGGGAAATACTGAAAATAAACTTTAATATAGAAAAAGTGATAGAAGCTACGCATCATGGACCAACATATCAGAGTAAGCCAATAATTTTCGTTGAGATAGGAAGTAGTATTGAGTATTGGACTAATGGAGAACTAGTAAAAACCGTTGTGGAGCATACAATTAAAGGTGTTGAATCATTAGATAATAATATATGCAAAGACTATATTTCAGGGTTTGGGGGACCTCATTACTCAAAACTATTTACCAATTTATCAAAGGAAAATTGCATAGGACATGTAGTTTCCAAACACTACGTAAACATGATTGATGATAACGTGATTGTACAAGTTGTTAAAAACAGTATAGAACCAATTAGAAAGGTAATTTTAGATAGCCTAAACTCTACCCAAAGAGAAAAGATAACTAAAGTTTTAAAAAACTTTGACATTAATATCGAGTCTCGCTAA
- a CDS encoding FAD-binding oxidoreductase translates to MTKLVVVGGGITGLMIGLLYSGDSVILEKEKKIANNSRASLWSIMPPLCGSHKQDCEKAITFYSEICEKYGVYCKKTHILRLAQNKIGGKILDKKEIKGLEPVLNIDEAEYFDNAFFVEGEELFNLISTDLHLETGYEVLDAMVENNEIKYLITNKGNVKGEYYVFTTGFMSSKILHKLGIDIEILPYKGHLIISNKKIGLNGILIVNDRIAVEGKNLYLNGDSKLDNSIDVNYEEIYRTINEIGKIIRVDTSALEIRVGFRSVSKDGEPIVRNIFSNAILVTGYRFGFALAPILAHKAIDLIKS, encoded by the coding sequence ATGACAAAATTAGTCGTAGTTGGTGGAGGAATAACGGGATTAATGATTGGACTATTATATAGTGGAGACTCAGTTATATTGGAAAAAGAAAAGAAAATAGCAAATAATTCTAGAGCGAGTTTGTGGTCAATTATGCCACCTCTATGTGGATCTCATAAGCAAGATTGCGAGAAAGCTATTACATTTTACTCCGAGATTTGTGAAAAATACGGGGTATATTGCAAAAAAACACACATATTGCGATTAGCTCAAAATAAGATAGGCGGAAAAATATTAGATAAGAAAGAGATTAAAGGTTTAGAACCAGTACTTAATATCGATGAAGCGGAATACTTTGATAATGCATTTTTCGTAGAAGGAGAAGAGTTATTTAACTTAATTAGTACAGATTTACACCTAGAAACAGGGTACGAAGTATTGGATGCAATGGTCGAAAATAACGAAATAAAATACTTGATAACTAATAAAGGTAATGTTAAGGGTGAATACTATGTTTTTACTACTGGGTTCATGAGTTCAAAGATATTACATAAGTTAGGTATCGATATAGAAATTCTACCATACAAAGGACACTTGATAATCTCAAACAAAAAAATTGGACTAAACGGAATATTGATAGTAAACGACAGAATAGCAGTTGAGGGAAAAAATCTTTATCTCAATGGGGATTCAAAATTAGATAATTCGATTGATGTAAATTATGAGGAAATTTATAGAACTATTAACGAAATAGGAAAGATAATTCGAGTTGATACATCCGCTTTAGAGATAAGGGTAGGTTTTAGGAGTGTCTCTAAGGATGGTGAACCAATAGTTAGAAATATTTTTTCTAACGCTATTTTAGTGACAGGTTACAGATTTGGATTCGCTCTCGCACCTATATTAGCACATAAAGCGATAGATTTAATCAAAAGTTAG
- the trxA gene encoding thioredoxin: MTEETKDPELQKILEEKFNKIVKKEEDELVRHLDSKTFDDFITKNKIAVVDFWAEWCAPCFILSPIIEELARDYPQIGFGKINSDENPEISARYSVMSLPTVIFFKNGEPVDAVIGAVPREEIEEKLKALMD; the protein is encoded by the coding sequence ATGACTGAAGAAACTAAAGATCCCGAATTACAAAAAATCCTAGAGGAGAAGTTCAATAAAATTGTAAAAAAGGAAGAAGATGAACTAGTTAGACATTTAGATTCTAAAACTTTTGATGACTTTATAACTAAGAACAAGATAGCAGTAGTAGACTTCTGGGCTGAATGGTGTGCCCCTTGCTTTATATTATCTCCCATTATAGAAGAGTTAGCAAGAGATTATCCTCAAATAGGATTCGGTAAAATAAACTCTGACGAAAACCCAGAAATATCTGCAAGATATAGTGTAATGAGTCTCCCGACAGTAATATTCTTTAAAAACGGTGAACCTGTTGATGCAGTTATAGGGGCTGTCCCTAGAGAAGAAATAGAAGAAAAACTAAAGGCTCTCATGGATTAG
- the yjjX gene encoding inosine/xanthosine triphosphatase has product MIRVALGSENPVKISAVKEALETLKLDYELVAVKVESGVSSQPFCEETLIGAKNRAMNALIKTNLDIGIGIEGGVCNIYNNFVAFAIVYMITKNGLENFAISASFTLPKSIVSLLFDGKELGEATDLIFNVKESKKKEGAVGLLTKVIDRKELYVQPVIMALYPLYNVSVMEG; this is encoded by the coding sequence ATGATTAGAGTAGCATTGGGGAGTGAGAACCCAGTTAAAATAAGTGCAGTTAAGGAGGCGTTAGAAACATTAAAATTGGATTATGAACTAGTAGCAGTTAAAGTAGAGAGTGGTGTTAGTTCTCAACCATTTTGTGAGGAGACTTTGATAGGGGCAAAAAATAGAGCTATGAATGCATTAATAAAGACAAATCTAGATATAGGCATAGGAATTGAGGGTGGAGTATGCAATATATACAATAATTTCGTAGCTTTCGCTATCGTTTATATGATAACTAAAAATGGCTTAGAGAATTTTGCAATATCAGCCTCATTTACACTTCCTAAATCTATAGTATCATTATTATTTGATGGAAAAGAGTTAGGTGAGGCGACAGATTTAATATTTAACGTAAAAGAGAGTAAAAAGAAAGAGGGAGCTGTTGGTTTATTAACTAAGGTAATAGATAGGAAAGAACTTTACGTACAGCCAGTGATAATGGCTTTGTACCCCCTTTATAATGTTTCAGTTATGGAAGGATAA
- a CDS encoding menaquinone biosynthesis family protein, with protein MVTIRVGALADSGDLYPFIPLIEGKIKPEGFNLEFEIIPTVQDINEAVLKKEVDVSVPSVAMYPYIQDDYYILSNAVATATDGITGMPLLGVKSMSDEEIKKSRLIVHGQNTTAFTLYKLLIGKYHKLIIVRKVLDEIKALGKEGDVLVAVHEIKMMYALKKLGINTVRISSMWDMWKNISNNTPMPMGMVVISKELGKDLAMRFKEIYERSKKYAEAHLDEVIPKDVEIMREAQKADLDEEIVRKTIWADIEEYNVPVDQVRKGLEFFYSITHERGILPKVKSIDLI; from the coding sequence ATGGTAACTATAAGAGTAGGTGCCTTAGCTGATTCGGGCGATTTGTATCCCTTTATTCCATTAATTGAGGGAAAGATTAAGCCAGAGGGTTTTAACTTAGAATTTGAGATAATCCCAACTGTACAAGATATTAATGAGGCAGTTTTAAAGAAGGAAGTTGACGTATCCGTACCTTCCGTTGCCATGTATCCTTATATTCAAGATGATTATTACATTTTAAGCAATGCTGTTGCTACTGCCACTGACGGTATAACTGGCATGCCGTTATTAGGGGTGAAGAGCATGAGCGATGAGGAAATAAAGAAAAGTAGATTAATAGTTCATGGCCAAAACACTACCGCATTTACCTTATATAAGCTTCTAATCGGAAAATATCACAAACTAATTATAGTGAGGAAGGTTTTGGATGAGATTAAGGCATTAGGGAAGGAGGGTGACGTGTTAGTTGCTGTGCATGAGATTAAGATGATGTATGCCTTGAAAAAATTGGGAATTAATACGGTAAGAATTAGTAGTATGTGGGATATGTGGAAGAACATTTCAAATAATACTCCTATGCCAATGGGGATGGTAGTAATAAGTAAGGAGTTAGGTAAAGATCTAGCGATGAGATTTAAGGAGATTTATGAAAGAAGTAAGAAATATGCTGAAGCCCATCTTGATGAGGTTATTCCTAAGGATGTGGAGATAATGAGAGAAGCTCAGAAGGCTGATCTTGACGAAGAAATTGTGAGAAAGACGATCTGGGCTGATATTGAGGAATATAACGTTCCTGTAGATCAAGTGAGAAAAGGACTGGAATTCTTCTACAGTATAACTCATGAAAGAGGAATATTACCTAAAGTTAAAAGTATAGATTTAATATAG
- a CDS encoding S8 family serine peptidase produces the protein MWSFVFLIFLTLSGIVVPMSMFNSFHQVTALLPNNYYVTVSIVLPPKNLPLLQQYVQDHVVLNQTEVERLFVPQKEITQIISKLRNYNISAVNYLNVILASGKVGELEEALNGKFYVYAVDGIRFYEFSGSPTFSNVIVIGTNVTSLFLKKPTTLYNITQAVAYTAVYPNELIKAYNVSWLQENNITGKGTAIGILDFYGDPYIQQQIQAFDSSFNISNPPYLKIVPIGAYNPNEGISTGWAMEISLDVEYAHIIAPDAGIVLYVANPSIPLPAIIAYIDQQDEVNVLSQSFGIPELYVDLGLIPLSYVNSLMYEYWLGEVEGITFVAASGDAGGNGYNYYLSPEGSVIFPASIPYVLAVGGSSLYFSQNGVIQTAWSGESVIGASTGGYSSIFPAPYYQNITGYRLVPDVVADANPYTGAYILYYYNQTYLVGGTSLATPMVSAMIDLLSQKYGKLGFINTYLYELKDTKAILPIEFGYNTPYYVNSSLNPVTGLGSINAGYLFTLLPKVLNQPKISVVVYNTTYLDGQQVKVVANVSGEILSKSVTGYVYNGSSIVDVFPLTFNGTSFVGKFIAQGSGVQEVIVKDGNLTGFTYITVGYQAQFLFPPVALFPEPESVPILVQLTYPNGSVVSKPPSNLTINVYKYDLITGKNVLVSSMSLSRQVEFNLTLLGITIQSQYLGATFQLPNNLSGVYFVSIPNVFGFDEFVAGIYLLDAVYPPIFTEPLTVAPGQNVTILAETLALGEPNLTISFYNESGYNVYSIPVNSILYQNTLVYITQIKMPDLKPGYYLVVAKATYNGSNFTAEGVGITQIYVAPYTINVKVNIYPSDVMYENENLTVIANITYPNGTEVKYGTFSAIIIPAYMLSNFDNLELQYSVPLTYDNGSWIGNFQIPNGNQNNPFSLSPYGISGYWYVYIEGINEDGLPISFPASLDINSLTINPITPNKEFVVLPYIYVNLFNGTLAYNEYINEALIFNHNATFINSIINKLVVVNGSVDLINSKVMNISVLNAKILNINSSYYHTSTVSITSTPTYIRSSNTTVSTNNLLLPIGILIDVVTIITVFLLRRKGYK, from the coding sequence ATGTGGAGCTTTGTATTCTTAATATTCTTAACGTTAAGTGGAATTGTAGTACCCATGAGTATGTTTAATTCATTCCATCAAGTTACTGCATTGTTGCCTAACAATTACTATGTAACTGTTTCTATTGTATTACCTCCTAAAAATTTACCACTATTGCAACAGTACGTACAAGATCATGTAGTATTAAATCAAACTGAGGTTGAAAGGCTATTTGTTCCACAAAAAGAAATTACTCAAATAATTTCCAAGTTGAGAAATTATAATATTTCTGCAGTTAATTATCTTAATGTTATACTAGCCTCTGGCAAAGTTGGTGAATTGGAGGAAGCATTAAATGGGAAGTTTTACGTTTATGCTGTTGACGGGATAAGATTTTATGAATTTTCTGGCTCCCCAACATTTTCCAATGTAATAGTAATAGGTACAAATGTGACCTCATTATTTTTGAAAAAGCCTACTACATTGTATAATATTACTCAAGCTGTTGCATATACTGCGGTTTATCCTAATGAACTCATTAAAGCATATAACGTTAGTTGGTTACAAGAAAATAATATTACTGGAAAAGGAACAGCAATAGGTATTTTAGATTTTTATGGTGATCCATATATTCAGCAGCAGATTCAAGCTTTTGATTCATCATTCAACATTTCGAATCCTCCATACCTCAAAATAGTGCCGATTGGTGCATACAATCCAAACGAAGGTATTTCAACAGGTTGGGCCATGGAGATTTCATTAGATGTAGAGTATGCCCATATTATTGCTCCAGATGCGGGTATAGTTCTATATGTAGCTAACCCTAGCATTCCTTTACCAGCCATAATTGCATATATTGATCAGCAAGATGAAGTTAACGTTTTATCTCAAAGCTTTGGAATTCCGGAACTATATGTTGACTTAGGATTGATACCATTATCATATGTAAATTCACTAATGTATGAATACTGGTTAGGCGAAGTAGAGGGTATAACGTTCGTAGCTGCATCTGGTGATGCAGGGGGAAATGGGTATAATTATTATTTATCCCCAGAGGGATCAGTAATATTCCCAGCATCAATACCATACGTTCTAGCTGTAGGAGGGTCTTCCTTATACTTTTCTCAGAATGGGGTAATACAGACTGCATGGAGTGGAGAAAGTGTGATTGGGGCTAGTACAGGAGGATATAGCAGTATATTTCCTGCCCCATATTATCAAAACATTACTGGATATAGACTAGTTCCCGATGTAGTGGCTGATGCTAATCCTTATACTGGGGCCTATATTCTATACTATTATAATCAGACGTACTTAGTAGGAGGAACGTCTCTTGCAACTCCAATGGTTTCAGCTATGATTGATCTTCTTTCTCAAAAGTATGGTAAACTAGGTTTCATTAATACATATTTATACGAATTGAAAGATACCAAGGCTATATTACCAATAGAGTTTGGTTATAATACTCCGTACTATGTCAACTCCTCCTTAAACCCGGTAACTGGATTAGGATCTATAAACGCCGGCTATTTATTTACATTATTACCAAAAGTTCTTAATCAGCCTAAAATTTCAGTTGTAGTATATAATACTACATACCTTGATGGTCAACAAGTTAAGGTTGTTGCTAACGTATCTGGCGAGATATTGTCTAAATCGGTAACAGGTTATGTGTATAATGGTAGTTCTATTGTAGATGTATTTCCTCTAACCTTTAATGGTACATCTTTCGTCGGAAAGTTTATAGCACAAGGTAGTGGTGTGCAAGAGGTTATTGTAAAAGATGGGAATTTAACTGGTTTTACATATATAACCGTTGGTTATCAAGCACAGTTTCTATTTCCACCAGTTGCCTTATTCCCAGAACCTGAGTCTGTTCCAATATTGGTTCAGTTGACGTATCCTAATGGTTCTGTAGTTTCCAAACCACCCTCAAACCTAACTATTAACGTATATAAATACGATCTCATAACCGGAAAAAATGTTCTAGTATCTAGTATGAGTCTAAGTAGGCAAGTTGAGTTTAATCTAACTTTATTAGGTATAACAATTCAATCCCAATATCTAGGTGCTACATTCCAATTACCTAACAATTTAAGCGGGGTTTATTTCGTTAGTATTCCAAACGTTTTCGGTTTCGATGAATTCGTAGCAGGAATATATCTGCTCGATGCGGTTTACCCGCCAATATTTACAGAGCCATTGACCGTGGCGCCAGGACAAAATGTTACTATTCTTGCCGAAACTTTAGCCTTAGGAGAGCCCAATTTAACAATAAGCTTTTATAACGAGAGCGGTTATAATGTATACTCAATACCCGTTAATAGTATACTGTATCAAAATACCTTAGTATATATAACACAAATTAAAATGCCTGATCTTAAGCCAGGGTACTATTTAGTCGTAGCAAAAGCTACGTATAACGGCTCAAACTTCACTGCAGAGGGTGTTGGAATAACACAGATATACGTAGCTCCGTATACGATTAATGTAAAAGTTAATATTTATCCGTCTGATGTGATGTATGAAAATGAAAATTTAACCGTAATTGCGAATATAACTTATCCTAATGGCACAGAAGTTAAGTACGGTACTTTCTCCGCTATTATAATACCAGCATATATGTTAAGTAATTTTGATAATTTAGAGTTACAATATAGCGTCCCACTAACATATGATAATGGAAGTTGGATAGGTAATTTTCAAATTCCTAATGGGAATCAAAATAATCCATTCAGTTTATCGCCTTACGGCATATCTGGCTATTGGTACGTTTATATAGAAGGTATAAACGAAGATGGTCTTCCAATAAGTTTTCCAGCTTCATTAGATATAAACTCGTTGACCATCAACCCGATAACTCCAAATAAAGAATTTGTAGTTTTACCCTATATCTACGTTAATTTATTTAATGGTACTTTGGCCTATAACGAGTACATTAATGAGGCATTAATATTTAACCATAATGCAACTTTTATTAATAGTATAATAAATAAGCTAGTAGTAGTTAACGGTTCAGTTGATCTCATAAATTCCAAAGTGATGAATATTAGTGTTTTAAATGCTAAAATTTTAAATATAAATAGTAGCTATTACCATACGAGCACCGTAAGTATTACCTCTACTCCTACCTACATTAGGTCCTCTAATACTACTGTTAGTACAAATAATCTTTTACTTCCGATAGGAATTCTAATAGATGTTGTTACTATAATCACAGTGTTTCTGCTGAGGAGAAAAGGATATAAATGA
- the asd gene encoding aspartate-semialdehyde dehydrogenase, giving the protein MRRTLKAAILGATGLVGIEYVRMLSNHPYIKVAYLAGKGSVGKPYVEVTRWQTVGQVPKEIQNMEVKPTDPKLMDDVDIIFSPLPQGAAGPVEEEFAKHGFPVISNSPDHRFDKDVPLLIPEINPHTITLIDEQKKKRDWKGFIVTTPLCTAQGATIPLAPLYMNFKLNGALITTMQSVSGAGYPGIPSLDVIDNVLPLGDAYDNKTVKEITRILTETPRQVNDDTNELLLSATTHRVATVHGHYEVIYTMFKEDVNLEKVTETLSNFSGEPQKLKLPTAPDKPIILTNQDNRPQVYFDRWIGEPPGMSVVVGRISYVNKKIVRMVSVIHNTVRGAAGGGILAAELLVEKGYIDKR; this is encoded by the coding sequence TTGAGAAGAACCTTGAAAGCAGCAATACTAGGCGCGACGGGATTAGTTGGGATAGAATACGTGAGAATGCTATCTAACCATCCTTACATAAAGGTAGCGTATTTAGCCGGAAAAGGATCTGTGGGTAAACCTTATGTTGAGGTAACCAGATGGCAAACCGTAGGTCAAGTACCAAAGGAAATTCAAAACATGGAAGTTAAGCCTACTGATCCGAAGTTGATGGACGACGTAGATATAATCTTCTCTCCCTTGCCACAAGGAGCTGCAGGACCCGTAGAAGAAGAATTTGCTAAGCACGGCTTCCCGGTAATCAGTAACTCTCCAGATCATCGTTTTGATAAAGACGTTCCTCTACTTATACCAGAAATAAATCCTCATACAATTACCTTAATTGATGAGCAGAAGAAAAAGAGGGATTGGAAAGGATTTATTGTTACAACACCTCTATGTACTGCACAAGGTGCCACAATACCATTAGCCCCATTATACATGAATTTCAAGCTAAATGGCGCTTTAATAACTACAATGCAATCTGTGTCTGGCGCGGGCTATCCTGGTATTCCATCTCTGGATGTTATTGACAATGTATTGCCATTAGGTGATGCTTATGATAATAAAACGGTAAAAGAAATAACTAGAATATTGACTGAAACACCTAGACAAGTCAATGATGATACTAATGAATTATTATTATCCGCAACTACACACAGAGTAGCAACAGTGCATGGACACTATGAGGTTATTTATACTATGTTCAAGGAAGATGTTAACTTAGAAAAAGTTACAGAAACTCTGAGTAACTTTAGTGGAGAACCGCAAAAATTGAAATTACCAACAGCCCCAGATAAACCAATTATTCTAACAAATCAAGATAATAGACCTCAAGTATATTTCGACAGATGGATAGGAGAACCACCAGGGATGAGTGTGGTAGTAGGTAGGATCAGTTACGTTAATAAGAAAATAGTGAGGATGGTTTCTGTAATTCATAACACTGTAAGGGGTGCTGCTGGAGGAGGGATTCTCGCTGCTGAACTATTAGTAGAGAAAGGTTATATTGATAAGAGATAA